Genomic DNA from Streptomyces venezuelae:
CTGGGCGGAGATGATCTCCAGCATGCCGAGGGCGCCCGGCGGCTTCGTCATCCGCTTCTGCCGTTCCCACGCCTCGCCGAGCGCCTTGGCGTCGAGCGGACGGATGTTGGCCACGGTCTCGGCGAGCAGGTCGTGCGGGTCCTCGCCGGGCAGGGCGCGGCGGCCGTACGTCTCCTCGTGGACGACCCAGGAGAGCGGGCGGCGCTTGGACCAGCCTGCCTGCATCAGTTCGGGCTCGTCCGGGAACTCGTCGACGTAGCCCACGCAGAGGTAGGCGACGACTTCGAGGTGCTCGGGCAGGCCGAGGGCGCGGACCATCTCGCGCTCGTCGAAGAAGCTGACCCAGCCGACGCCGAGGCCTTCGGCGCGGGCGGCGAGCCAGAGGTTCTCGACGGCGAGCGCCGAGGAATAGGGCGCCATCTGCGGCTGGGTGTGCCGGCCGAGGGTGTGGCGGCCCCCGCGGGTCGGGTCGGCGGTGACGACGATGTTCACCGGGGTGTCGAGGATCGCCTCGATCTTCAGTTCCTTGAACTGCTTGGCGCGGCCCTTGGGGAGGGACTTCGCGTACGCGTCGCGCTGGCGCGCGGCCAGTTCGTGCATCGAGCGCCGGGTCTCGGCGGACTTGATGACGACGAAGTCCCAGGGCTGGGAGTGGCCGACCGACGGTGCGGTGTGCGCGGCCTCCAGGACGCGGAGCAGCACCTCGTGCGGGATGGGGTCCGCGCGGAAGCCGTTGCGGATGTCGCGGCGCTCGCGCATGACGCGCAGGACGGCCTCGCGCTCCGCGTCGGCATAGCCGGGAGCGGCGGTGCCGGGGGACGCGACGGGCTCGGCGAGTTCGGGGACGGCCTCGGCCGCGGCGGCAGCCGCAGTCTCGGTCTCGGCGACGGCGGCGCTCTCGGCTTCGGCTCCGGCGAATGCCTCGGGCTCCGGGGCGTCGACGGACGCGGCGGGCGCGACCATCAGGATCTCCGGGGCGTCGGCGTCCGGGCCCTCGCCCGCCTCCGGGGCTTCCGCCGCGGCGACGGGAGCGAGGAGCTCGTGGCCCTCGGGCTGCGCGGGGGTCGCGACGGCCGGGTCGGCGGCGACTTCCTCGGCCGTCTCCGGCAGGGGGGCGGGCGCAGGCGCGGGTGCGGCTGCGGCCGGTACGGCTGCTTCAGGCGCTTCGGCCATCTCGGGTGCTTCGGCCACTTCGGTCACTTCGTTCGCTTCGATCGGTTCGAACGAGATGACTTCGTCGGCCTCGTCCAACTCGTCGGCCGGGTCGGCCGTCTCGGGGGCGGCCGGGAACTCGGTCGGAGCCGCCGCAGAGGAGACAATACGGGGCACACCGGAGACGGGCGGGGCCTGGGGGGTCCCTGTGACCTCGGAGACTACGTCGGGCGCGACCTCGGGGGCAGCGTCGGGAGCCGCCGCGGGTGCGGCGTCGGCAGCCGCCGCGCCCGTCGCCTCGTCCTGCGCGGCGTCCGGCAGCGGCGTGGGCTGGGCGCCGTCGCGCGGGGCGGGGACGGTGACGGCGACGGGGGGCTGCTGCGCGGCCTCCGGCGTCGTGTCCGGGGTGGCGGGCTCGACTGCGGGGGCCTCGGTGACCGGAGCCTCCGCGACCGGGGCCTCCGCGACCGGGGCCTCCGCGACCTGGGCTTCGGCTGCCTCGGCCTGCGCGGGCGCGGCCTCCGTGCCCTCGGCGCCCTCGGGGGCAGGCTGCCCCGCCGGGTCCTCCTGGGGCACGGCCATGGGGTGCGGCGGCGTCGGGGCCAGGTGGGGCGTGGTCGGAACCGTGCCGTCCACCGGTACGAACTGACCGAGGGGCACGGGGCCTTGGGTGCCGTCGAACCCGCCGGGCAGCGAGGTGTCCATCGGCGCGGGGCCCTGGGCGGGCTGCCCCTCGGGGTGGTGCGGGCCTGGTGCGGCGTGCCTCGCCTCGGGGGCGAAGCCGGGCTGCGCGGCTGCGGCGGCGTGCGGCATCTGCGCGCCGTCCCACGGCTGTGCGGAGGCGACGGCGAACGCGGGCTGTCCGACGCCCGCGGGCACGGCGTGTGCGAACGCGGGCTGCTCCGCCGCAGGGAACTCCTGCTCCTCCGACGGGACCTGGCCGAGCTCGGCACCCTGCTGGGCCACCGGGCCGGCCTGACCGGCACCGGCGTCCGCGGCGTGCGGAAAGCCGGGGGCGGCCACGGGCGTCGCGGGAGTCTCCGCCGCGGGGATCTCCGTCGCGGGAGCGTCGGTCGCGGGTGCCTCAGTCACGGGTGCCTCGGTCGCGTGCTCCTCCATGGGAAGCGCGAAGGGAACGGCGTCCTGCGCCTGCGGTTCTTCCGCGGTCTGCGGCGCTTCCGCGGTCTGCGGCGCTTCGGCGATCCGTGGTGCCGGTGTGACGTGTGGGTCGCCCGCGGCTTCCGGGGCACCTGGGGTGACCGGGGTCTCCGTGACGGATGGGACGACCGTTTCTGCTGGTACGGCGTAAGCCTCGGGCCCGG
This window encodes:
- the cobT gene encoding nicotinate-nucleotide--dimethylbenzimidazole phosphoribosyltransferase, giving the protein MTDTGQVPGEGLPEGAGNDVPSGPVQGMGAQQPGVSAPGAYPFADPADPAAASADEDDLLLMPGAQGAWGEGLAAQGGYGGQQAHAAHQPGPHETSGRDSGSVDLNGVRLPGSPPAPSHPGPARRPLHHGPSGPAVPDGSGSPVRSLADRGPAPAHHAGPATGPEYLDIPRDDAGLPLPGPQLGEIPPQGGAPWGTPQEQTGPEAYAVPAETVVPSVTETPVTPGAPEAAGDPHVTPAPRIAEAPQTAEAPQTAEEPQAQDAVPFALPMEEHATEAPVTEAPATDAPATEIPAAETPATPVAAPGFPHAADAGAGQAGPVAQQGAELGQVPSEEQEFPAAEQPAFAHAVPAGVGQPAFAVASAQPWDGAQMPHAAAAAQPGFAPEARHAAPGPHHPEGQPAQGPAPMDTSLPGGFDGTQGPVPLGQFVPVDGTVPTTPHLAPTPPHPMAVPQEDPAGQPAPEGAEGTEAAPAQAEAAEAQVAEAPVAEAPVAEAPVTEAPAVEPATPDTTPEAAQQPPVAVTVPAPRDGAQPTPLPDAAQDEATGAAAADAAPAAAPDAAPEVAPDVVSEVTGTPQAPPVSGVPRIVSSAAAPTEFPAAPETADPADELDEADEVISFEPIEANEVTEVAEAPEMAEAPEAAVPAAAAPAPAPAPLPETAEEVAADPAVATPAQPEGHELLAPVAAAEAPEAGEGPDADAPEILMVAPAASVDAPEPEAFAGAEAESAAVAETETAAAAAAEAVPELAEPVASPGTAAPGYADAEREAVLRVMRERRDIRNGFRADPIPHEVLLRVLEAAHTAPSVGHSQPWDFVVIKSAETRRSMHELAARQRDAYAKSLPKGRAKQFKELKIEAILDTPVNIVVTADPTRGGRHTLGRHTQPQMAPYSSALAVENLWLAARAEGLGVGWVSFFDEREMVRALGLPEHLEVVAYLCVGYVDEFPDEPELMQAGWSKRRPLSWVVHEETYGRRALPGEDPHDLLAETVANIRPLDAKALGEAWERQKRMTKPPGALGMLEIISAQLSGLSRMCPPPIPEPAAVAIFAGDHGVHAQGVTAWPQEVTAQMVANFLGGGAVCNAFANQVGAEVCVIDVGVASELPATPGLLPRKVRAGTADMTTGPALTREEVKAAIEVGIETARDLVAAGNKALLTGEMGIANTTASAALISVYTDTDPAEVTGRGTGINDEMHTRKVEVVRRALDLHQPDPADPIGVLAAIGGLEHAAMVGLLLGGASLRTPVILDGVSAGAAALVARAIAPEVLAACIAGHRSAEPGHVAALNKLGLRPLVDLDLRLGEGTGALLALPVVQSAARAMHEVATFDSAGVTEK